In the Bacteroidia bacterium genome, CCCATTTTGTCACGTTTGGTTTTTAGGTAAAGTTCGTTGTGTTCGTTGCTTTTAATTTCGAGTCCTATATTTTCGACAATTTCCAAGCCATAACCGATTAGACCAGCCCTTTTTGTTGGGTTATTGGTAAGGAGTTTTATTTTAGAAACTTGCAAGTCTCTAAGGATTTGAGCTCCAACGCCATAATCTCTTTCGTCCATTCTGAAACCAAGTTCGAGATTTGCTTCCACGGTGTCTCTACCTTCTTCTTGAAGTTTATAGGCCTTTAGTTTATTCAGTAAACCAATGCCTCTTCCTTCCTGGTTCATGTAAAGGATAACGCCTTTTCCTGCTTTTTCTACCATTTCCATTGCTTTCTGCAATTGAGGGCCGCAGTCGCAACGGCAAGATCCAAAGATGTCGCCTGTCATGCAAGAGGAATGTACCCTAACCATAACGGCTTCTTCTTTTGTCCATTCTCCTTTTGTAAGGGCAAGGTGCTCTTGTCCGTTGGTAGTCTGTTTATAGGCAATTAGTTTGAAATTACCGTGAATGGTTGGCATTTGTACTTCCACCTGTCTTTCGATGATGGTTTCTTTTTCAATTCTGTATTTGATTAAATCTTCAATGGAAATTACTTTCAGGTCAAATTTTTTGGCGATTTCTTTAAGTTCAGGAAGTCGTGCCATTGTACCATCATCTTTCAGGATTTCCACCAGCACGCCTGCCGGTTCAAATCCTGCTAATCTGGCTAAATCAACGGTGGCTTCGGTATGTCCGGAGCGGCGAATAACGCCACCGGATCGTGCTCTAAGAGGGAAAATATGTCCGGGGCGGGCAAATTCACTAGGTTTAATGGAATTATCG is a window encoding:
- a CDS encoding bifunctional 3,4-dihydroxy-2-butanone-4-phosphate synthase/GTP cyclohydrolase II; translated protein: MLNTIEEALEDIRKGKVVIVVDDEDRENEGDFITAARNATPEVINFMIKEGRGLVCAPLTEDRCDELGLGLMVQDNTALHQTPFTVSIDLLGHGCTTGISAQDRSKTVLALIDNSIKPSEFARPGHIFPLRARSGGVIRRSGHTEATVDLARLAGFEPAGVLVEILKDDGTMARLPELKEIAKKFDLKVISIEDLIKYRIEKETIIERQVEVQMPTIHGNFKLIAYKQTTNGQEHLALTKGEWTKEEAVMVRVHSSCMTGDIFGSCRCDCGPQLQKAMEMVEKAGKGVILYMNQEGRGIGLLNKLKAYKLQEEGRDTVEANLELGFRMDERDYGVGAQILRDLQVSKIKLLTNNPTKRAGLIGYGLEIVENIGLEIKSNEHNELYLKTKRDKMGHELRSV